The proteins below are encoded in one region of Halocatena salina:
- a CDS encoding GNAT family N-acetyltransferase has translation MPGPCFLEGDTVTLRPIEREDIDFLQRAMNDPRVWRSALDIDPMNHEQGAEFFETVISDSDSIHCLACDGEEPLGVVSLTGTQYGPDETVRSRDAELAYWFAPDHHGEGYGSDAAARMVQYAFEDRNLRRISARAGSFNDASIGLLESLGFEHEGTRRQAAWFRGEYHDMRLYGLLREEW, from the coding sequence ATGCCCGGTCCATGCTTTCTGGAGGGAGACACCGTGACCCTCCGACCGATCGAACGGGAAGACATCGACTTTCTCCAGCGCGCCATGAACGACCCGAGGGTGTGGCGGTCCGCCCTCGACATCGATCCGATGAACCACGAGCAGGGAGCCGAATTCTTCGAAACAGTGATTTCCGACTCCGATAGCATTCACTGTCTTGCCTGCGATGGGGAGGAGCCGCTGGGCGTCGTCTCGTTGACGGGGACCCAGTACGGGCCGGACGAAACCGTTCGGTCGCGGGACGCAGAACTCGCCTACTGGTTCGCGCCCGACCACCACGGCGAGGGGTATGGGTCGGACGCCGCTGCCCGAATGGTGCAGTACGCCTTCGAGGACCGGAATCTCCGGCGGATCAGCGCTCGCGCCGGGAGCTTCAACGACGCCTCGATCGGACTGCTCGAATCGTTGGGGTTCGAACACGAGGGAACCCGGCGTCAGGCGGCGTGGTTTCGCGGCGAGTATCACGATATGCGCTTGTACGGCCTGCTACGCGAGGAGTGGTGA
- a CDS encoding DUF7534 family protein: MAVSVLLGYWIHADATARGSDSALSWAIGSVATLLGTVAYFLYRHKIGGRSEPASRRERIAGTVVFAQLFALVLGAKLSPPDPFTQLLQLPPLVVVGLLPAYWLVWRGGYARLRRRIGLVHDDEQRH; this comes from the coding sequence GTGGCTGTATCGGTCCTCTTGGGCTACTGGATTCACGCCGACGCGACCGCCCGCGGGAGCGATTCAGCGCTGTCGTGGGCGATCGGTAGTGTCGCCACCCTGCTCGGCACCGTCGCGTATTTCCTTTACCGGCACAAGATCGGCGGTCGGAGCGAACCCGCCTCCCGCCGGGAACGCATCGCCGGGACGGTGGTGTTTGCGCAGCTGTTCGCTCTCGTGCTCGGGGCTAAACTGTCTCCTCCTGATCCATTCACACAGCTGCTACAGCTCCCGCCCCTCGTTGTCGTTGGACTTCTCCCCGCTTACTGGCTGGTTTGGCGGGGTGGCTACGCCCGCCTCCGTCGCCGGATCGGATTGGTCCACGACGACGAACAGCGCCACTGA
- a CDS encoding DUF7437 domain-containing protein codes for MDGHTIAQRDERVFPNRRCTTHSLRQTALVEVREEGRERHYRTEPFKVGIITAGEPQLTMIIPTIIAAIGQQVADDDVSQFVEEYGVERLINVVAYVKPYIDGRMTERLATRELDLPTIVGTTILIALEDTVREMQELDPFFGDLRDATEDDGRQPSHEIQFDDNTRVVFEQNESE; via the coding sequence GTGGACGGCCACACGATCGCTCAGCGAGACGAGCGTGTTTTTCCCAATCGACGGTGTACGACGCATTCCTTGCGCCAGACCGCGCTCGTGGAAGTCCGCGAGGAAGGGCGCGAGCGGCACTACCGGACGGAACCGTTCAAAGTGGGGATCATCACGGCTGGTGAGCCACAGTTGACGATGATCATCCCCACGATCATCGCCGCCATCGGTCAGCAAGTCGCCGACGACGATGTCTCGCAATTCGTCGAAGAATACGGTGTCGAACGGTTAATCAACGTGGTCGCGTATGTCAAGCCGTACATCGACGGACGGATGACCGAACGGCTTGCGACCCGCGAACTCGATCTTCCGACGATCGTCGGGACGACGATACTGATCGCGCTCGAAGACACAGTTCGAGAGATGCAAGAGCTCGATCCGTTTTTCGGCGATCTCCGGGATGCAACCGAAGACGACGGACGACAGCCATCCCACGAGATCCAGTTCGACGATAACACCCGTGTCGTGTTCGAGCAGAACGAATCCGAATAG